The Claveliimonas bilis genome window below encodes:
- a CDS encoding purine-nucleoside phosphorylase, with protein MRPYERLLKCREEIRKRTDFRPQVGIVLGSGLGGYADNMEISCEIPYREIPGFPVSTVQGHDGKFLFGYVKNTPVILMKGRVHYYEGYPMEDVVLPVRLMGLLGADTVILTNAAGGINRTFQAGDLMLITDHISIAVPNPLRGENIDELGTRFPDMSHVYDPELQEAAKEAAARQGISLREGIYVQCSGPSYETPAEIRMLGALGADAVGMSTVCEAIAARHMGMKVCGISCITNMAAGILDQPLDHREVQKSADQAKEKFENLITGLVGK; from the coding sequence ATGCGTCCATATGAAAGATTGCTGAAATGCCGGGAGGAAATACGAAAAAGGACAGACTTCAGGCCCCAGGTGGGAATTGTGCTTGGATCCGGGCTTGGGGGATATGCCGATAATATGGAAATATCCTGTGAAATTCCATACCGTGAAATTCCGGGATTTCCTGTGTCCACTGTACAGGGTCACGACGGGAAGTTTTTGTTTGGCTACGTAAAAAACACTCCCGTTATTTTGATGAAAGGAAGAGTGCATTACTATGAGGGATATCCCATGGAAGATGTGGTGCTCCCGGTGCGTCTGATGGGACTTTTGGGAGCAGATACGGTTATCCTTACCAATGCGGCAGGTGGGATCAACAGGACGTTCCAGGCGGGGGATCTGATGCTGATCACGGATCATATTTCTATAGCGGTTCCGAATCCCCTCAGAGGAGAAAATATAGATGAGCTGGGAACTCGTTTTCCGGATATGAGCCATGTCTATGATCCGGAGCTTCAGGAGGCGGCGAAAGAAGCGGCGGCGCGCCAGGGTATTTCCCTTAGAGAAGGGATTTATGTGCAGTGCAGCGGTCCCAGTTATGAGACGCCGGCGGAAATAAGGATGCTGGGTGCGCTGGGTGCAGATGCGGTAGGTATGAGTACTGTCTGTGAGGCGATTGCCGCCCGTCATATGGGAATGAAAGTATGCGGGATTTCCTGTATTACGAATATGGCCGCCGGAATTTTGGATCAGCCTCTGGATCACCGGGAGGTGCAAAAGAGCGCGGATCAGGCAAAAGAAAAATTTGAGAATCTGATTACCGGACTGGTGGGAAAATAA
- a CDS encoding SDR family NAD(P)-dependent oxidoreductase gives MRLKNKVAVVTASTRGIGAAIAETFAQEGAKVYLAARNPERAQAMIDRLTKEGCSVSYVYNDAYKQETYKSMIEETVEKEGRIDILVNNFGTSDPTKDLDIKSTEYDEFLRTLNANIGSVFLASQAAISHMAKNGGGSIINISSIGGSVPDISQIGYGTSKAAINYLTKLIATQAARDNIRCNAVLPGMTATDAVMQNLTQDFQDFFLKHTPIKRMGTPENIAQAVLYFASDESSYTTGQILEVSGGFGMPTPVFGDMIEMKNRR, from the coding sequence ATGAGACTAAAAAACAAAGTGGCTGTTGTAACAGCATCTACCAGAGGAATCGGAGCTGCTATTGCAGAAACATTCGCACAGGAAGGAGCCAAAGTTTATCTGGCTGCCCGCAATCCCGAACGTGCTCAGGCTATGATCGACCGCCTGACGAAAGAAGGATGTTCTGTTTCCTATGTATATAATGATGCCTATAAGCAGGAGACTTATAAAAGCATGATCGAAGAGACTGTTGAAAAGGAAGGACGAATCGATATCCTTGTCAATAACTTCGGTACTTCTGATCCGACGAAAGATCTGGATATTAAATCCACAGAATACGATGAATTTCTAAGAACCCTCAATGCAAATATCGGAAGCGTGTTCCTCGCTTCCCAGGCTGCTATTTCACATATGGCAAAAAATGGCGGCGGAAGCATTATCAATATTTCTTCTATCGGCGGTTCTGTACCGGACATTTCACAGATCGGTTATGGTACCAGCAAAGCTGCCATCAACTATCTCACTAAACTGATCGCCACCCAGGCTGCCAGAGATAACATCCGCTGCAATGCCGTACTCCCGGGCATGACTGCAACTGATGCCGTTATGCAGAACCTGACCCAGGATTTCCAGGATTTCTTCCTGAAGCACACGCCAATCAAACGGATGGGAACTCCGGAAAACATTGCGCAGGCTGTATTGTATTTTGCAAGCGATGAGTCTTCCTACACAACAGGCCAGATCCTGGAAGTATCAGGAGGCTTCGGAATGCCTACACCGGTTTTCGGTGATATGATCGAGATGAAGAATAGGAGATAA
- the add gene encoding adenosine deaminase, whose protein sequence is MDYELLRNLPKLELHCHLDGSLSLEFLKERLRQDISLSQIQAGWECKNLAEYLQKFDLPLLALQNEEGLKGAGYDLIRSVSKENVKYIEVRFAPLLSVHENLGTKQVIESVLQGLEQGKKEFQVEYNVIVCAMRHHSLEDNLHMIRQAREFLGEGVCAADLAGDEAAYPMEGFLELFGEVKKMDMPFTIHAGECGSAKNTKEAVEVGASRIGHGIAMREDPEIRCLCRERQIGIEMCPVSNLQTKAVPDRREYPMNLFLGEGLLVTVNTDNRTVSGTTVTDELKFIQKNYGIKDEEIFRMMRNAVEVSFADEAVKNRLLRLYEI, encoded by the coding sequence ATGGATTACGAATTGCTGCGGAATTTGCCCAAGCTGGAGCTTCATTGTCATTTAGATGGCTCCTTGTCTTTAGAATTTTTAAAAGAAAGGCTAAGACAGGATATTTCTTTGTCGCAGATTCAGGCTGGATGGGAGTGTAAAAATCTGGCGGAATATTTGCAGAAATTTGATCTGCCACTTTTGGCGCTGCAGAATGAGGAAGGCTTAAAAGGAGCCGGCTATGACTTGATCCGTTCGGTGTCAAAGGAAAATGTGAAGTATATAGAGGTTCGGTTTGCCCCTTTGCTTTCTGTACACGAAAATCTGGGGACAAAACAGGTGATAGAGAGCGTTCTGCAGGGACTGGAGCAGGGAAAAAAGGAATTTCAAGTAGAGTACAATGTGATCGTCTGTGCCATGAGGCATCACAGCCTGGAGGATAATCTGCACATGATCCGGCAGGCGAGAGAATTTCTTGGAGAAGGAGTGTGCGCCGCCGACCTGGCAGGAGATGAGGCAGCCTATCCGATGGAGGGATTTCTGGAACTTTTTGGGGAAGTGAAGAAAATGGACATGCCATTTACGATCCATGCCGGGGAATGCGGAAGTGCGAAGAATACCAAAGAGGCTGTGGAGGTGGGAGCTTCGAGGATCGGACACGGGATTGCTATGAGGGAAGATCCGGAAATCCGCTGCCTTTGCAGGGAAAGACAGATTGGGATCGAAATGTGCCCGGTCAGCAATCTGCAGACGAAAGCGGTGCCGGACCGCCGGGAGTATCCCATGAATCTGTTTTTAGGAGAAGGGCTTTTGGTAACGGTGAATACAGATAACCGGACCGTGAGCGGAACAACGGTTACGGATGAGCTAAAGTTTATTCAGAAAAATTATGGAATAAAAGACGAAGAAATTTTTAGGATGATGAGAAATGCAGTGGAAGTATCTTTTGCTGATGAAGCAGTGAAAAACCGTCTGCTTCGTCTATATGAAATATAA